From Candidatus Neomarinimicrobiota bacterium, the proteins below share one genomic window:
- the purQ gene encoding phosphoribosylformylglycinamidine synthase subunit PurQ: MEKIGILKYPGASGDHDLYWAVRNCCGQKAAFLESGNWNPDEISALLIPGGLFVSGYSDVKDNHLVAHVIRNHKPVLAIAEGYYFIKASQGLTADLIPREDVKKVTTGGAIITDNSNFWLTRYEEDEAVTWPESYRFHSFSRDDTIHSIVVSKADERVLGIGLKKYPVAALLLHPERAVDEVIGDTSGTKLFNVLRTDQ, translated from the coding sequence ATGGAAAAAATTGGCATACTGAAATATCCCGGCGCCAGCGGTGATCATGATCTGTACTGGGCGGTCCGGAACTGTTGCGGTCAAAAAGCAGCCTTCCTTGAGAGCGGCAACTGGAACCCTGATGAAATCTCGGCACTTCTCATTCCCGGCGGCCTATTTGTATCAGGCTATTCTGATGTGAAGGACAATCACCTGGTGGCCCATGTTATCCGGAATCACAAGCCGGTATTGGCCATTGCCGAGGGGTATTATTTTATCAAAGCGAGTCAGGGACTTACCGCTGATCTTATCCCCCGGGAGGATGTAAAGAAAGTGACAACCGGTGGAGCCATCATAACTGATAACAGCAATTTCTGGCTTACCCGGTATGAGGAAGATGAAGCGGTCACCTGGCCTGAATCCTACAGATTTCATTCATTTTCCCGGGATGATACTATACATTCCATCGTAGTCTCCAAAGCAGACGAAAGGGTACTGGGAATTGGACTGAAAAAATATCCGGTTGCTGCTCTGTTGTTGCATCCTGAAAGAGCTGTTGATGAAGTCATCGGTGATACTTCCGGAACAAAACTATTCAATGTGTTGAGGACAGATCAATGA
- the tatA gene encoding twin-arginine translocase TatA/TatE family subunit: MNFGPWELIIILVIVLLIFGPKKLPELAKGLGKGLREFKKAAHDVKDELENAGDEEEENQAEKSTGKDNRNTEKKG; the protein is encoded by the coding sequence ATGAATTTCGGTCCATGGGAACTTATTATTATCCTGGTGATTGTTCTCCTGATTTTTGGTCCGAAAAAACTTCCTGAGCTGGCCAAAGGACTTGGAAAAGGCCTTCGGGAGTTTAAAAAAGCGGCACATGATGTAAAGGATGAACTGGAAAATGCCGGAGATGAAGAAGAAGAAAATCAGGCGGAGAAATCTACAGGAAAAGATAACCGTAATACTGAGAAAAAGGGTTAA
- the gatA gene encoding Asp-tRNA(Asn)/Glu-tRNA(Gln) amidotransferase subunit GatA, translating into MKRSTEDHIYDLIDTIDQSGNPIFITVDKEWLRKHLAEQAAIQGPFSGKIIAVKDNINVRGLPTTCASRILKTFHSPYDATVIKKIRAAGGVLLGKTNMDEFAMGSSNEYSAAGAVKNPVDETRVPGGSSGGSAAAVASGLVDYALGSDTGGSIRQPAAFTGTVGLKPTYGRVSRYGLTAFASSFDQIGPITRTVRQSAELLEVIAGKDPLDSTSADIPVGNYVRALDEDVKGLTLGIPWHLLEKGVEKDVMDSFQDAVKTLEKAGVTFREIELKYADYAIAAYYILATAEASSNLARFDGIRYGVNQKMDGGDLFSTYAENRSKGFGPEVKRRIMLGTYVLSSGYYEAYYARGQKVRTLIAREFATLLKDMDGIMLPTTPTTAFKLGEHVNDPLKMYLNDVFTVSVNIAGLPALSVPGKPGKGGLPVGCQFIGRAYDEGTILRLGHTIEMSRCKPE; encoded by the coding sequence ATGAAACGTTCAACTGAGGATCATATTTACGATTTGATTGACACAATAGACCAGTCCGGCAATCCCATATTTATCACCGTAGATAAAGAATGGCTTCGGAAACATCTTGCAGAACAGGCAGCCATTCAGGGTCCGTTTTCCGGGAAAATCATTGCTGTTAAAGATAACATCAATGTCCGGGGTTTGCCAACCACATGTGCCAGCAGGATTTTAAAGACGTTCCATTCGCCCTATGATGCCACGGTGATCAAAAAGATTCGGGCGGCCGGAGGTGTTCTTTTAGGTAAGACAAACATGGATGAATTTGCCATGGGCTCTTCCAACGAGTATTCCGCCGCAGGAGCTGTAAAAAATCCTGTTGATGAAACCCGTGTTCCCGGTGGTTCCAGCGGTGGTTCGGCTGCTGCTGTGGCTTCCGGACTTGTTGACTATGCTCTGGGATCGGATACAGGAGGATCGATCCGGCAGCCGGCAGCATTTACGGGCACAGTAGGACTCAAACCCACATATGGCCGGGTCTCCCGCTATGGCCTGACTGCCTTTGCCTCTTCCTTTGACCAGATCGGTCCCATTACCCGGACTGTCCGACAGTCTGCCGAACTCCTGGAAGTGATAGCCGGAAAAGATCCCCTGGATTCCACATCGGCCGACATCCCGGTGGGAAATTATGTTCGTGCCCTGGATGAAGATGTAAAAGGACTGACATTAGGAATTCCCTGGCATCTGCTGGAAAAAGGTGTGGAAAAGGATGTGATGGATTCCTTTCAGGATGCGGTGAAAACCCTGGAAAAAGCCGGCGTGACCTTTCGGGAGATTGAGCTGAAATATGCCGATTATGCGATTGCTGCATATTATATCCTGGCTACGGCCGAAGCATCCAGCAATCTGGCCCGTTTTGATGGGATCCGGTATGGTGTAAATCAGAAAATGGACGGTGGCGATCTTTTTAGCACCTATGCCGAAAACCGTTCGAAAGGATTTGGGCCGGAAGTCAAACGGCGGATTATGCTGGGAACCTATGTGCTTTCTTCCGGCTATTATGAGGCCTATTATGCCCGGGGACAAAAGGTTCGTACATTGATTGCCCGGGAATTTGCCACCTTGCTGAAGGATATGGATGGAATTATGCTTCCCACGACTCCCACAACAGCATTTAAACTGGGAGAACATGTCAATGATCCACTTAAAATGTATTTAAATGATGTCTTTACCGTCTCTGTAAATATTGCCGGATTGCCGGCCCTGAGTGTCCCCGGAAAGCCTGGAAAGGGGGGATTGCCTGTCGGTTGTCAGTTCATCGGCAGAGCCTATGACGAAGGAACTATTTTGCGCTTAGGTCATACGATTGAAATGTCACGGTGTAAACCGGAATAG
- a CDS encoding VWA domain-containing protein: MFRFQNPEIFFSLLLLIPLIITEFRRHVSRRFTLRIGTLSSLRKFSPRYPVKLLIPLVLKYVAFILIIAALARPQRGNVTRELTQPGIDIMITLDISGSMRAVDFQPNRLEAAKQVAMDFVRGRTTDRIGLVVFAAEAFLQCPLTVDYDVLNGMIADVQIIPENLDGTAIGLAIANGVNRLRDSDAKSKVIILLSDGDNNAGDIDPLTAADFAREFDIKIYTIAMGMRGQVRMPVDDPLFGRRMIPVQIEVNEELLTEIAEKTGGTFFRADTEDKLNQIWQDISEMEKTEIKVSQFTDWEELYNRFLIPALILFVLGWILGRVLWRVRP, encoded by the coding sequence ATGTTCAGATTTCAGAATCCGGAAATTTTCTTTTCTCTGCTGCTTCTGATACCTCTGATTATCACGGAATTCCGCCGTCATGTTTCCAGGCGATTCACCCTTCGTATCGGAACTCTGTCTTCACTTCGGAAATTTTCACCCAGGTATCCTGTTAAACTCCTGATTCCCCTGGTTTTAAAATATGTGGCCTTTATTCTGATCATTGCTGCACTGGCACGGCCCCAAAGGGGAAATGTTACCCGTGAATTGACCCAGCCCGGTATCGATATCATGATCACCCTGGATATATCCGGTTCCATGCGGGCAGTGGATTTTCAGCCCAACAGACTTGAAGCAGCGAAACAGGTTGCCATGGATTTTGTCCGGGGACGGACTACTGACCGTATCGGATTGGTTGTTTTTGCCGCGGAAGCCTTTCTTCAATGTCCCCTCACGGTGGATTATGATGTTTTAAACGGGATGATTGCAGATGTGCAGATTATCCCGGAAAATCTGGATGGGACGGCAATCGGACTGGCCATTGCCAATGGTGTAAACCGCTTGAGGGATTCGGATGCCAAAAGTAAAGTGATCATTCTGCTCAGCGACGGGGATAACAATGCCGGAGATATCGATCCTCTGACGGCAGCAGATTTTGCCCGGGAATTTGATATTAAAATCTATACCATTGCCATGGGAATGCGTGGACAGGTTAGGATGCCGGTGGATGATCCCCTCTTCGGACGGCGGATGATACCGGTTCAAATTGAAGTCAATGAGGAACTTTTAACCGAAATCGCCGAAAAAACCGGGGGGACTTTTTTCCGGGCCGATACGGAAGATAAATTAAATCAAATCTGGCAGGATATTTCTGAAATGGAGAAGACAGAGATCAAAGTATCTCAATTCACCGACTGGGAAGAGCTGTATAATCGTTTTTTGATACCGGCGCTGATTCTTTTTGTTCTTGGGTGGATATTGGGGCGTGTCCTGTGGAGGGTTCGGCCATGA
- a CDS encoding VWA domain-containing protein: protein MIELMHPQALWLLLLIPLLMVLRSVETSHWNRHKKGFFHLKTYPRIIHDKPARRKLIHFLEYTGLVLCILALSGPGVGTEIREVQREGVDILIALDLSQSMSAADVKPSRLERAKLEIVKLFSVLKGDRVGLVGFAGVAHLQCPLTLDHRAARMLLDVMDVSLLPVQGSAIADAVTVAAGAFPEKDEKHKVLILISDGEDHEKQIEEAVNLAESKGVIIYTLGVGTLEGAPIPVYKNNQLADYKRDKSGKVIVTQLNEDALWQMAHATDGDYLRLTDVENPLLQIYNEISKLEKKAFQTHEYGHFKQLFQIFLSLGFLLFLVSGLIPENGKKNDADMSL, encoded by the coding sequence ATGATTGAACTTATGCACCCCCAGGCTTTGTGGCTGCTTTTACTGATTCCCCTTCTTATGGTGCTTCGATCTGTAGAAACGTCTCACTGGAATCGGCATAAGAAAGGCTTCTTCCACTTAAAAACCTATCCGCGGATTATCCATGACAAACCGGCACGCCGGAAACTTATTCATTTTTTAGAATATACAGGATTGGTTTTGTGCATTCTGGCGTTGTCCGGACCGGGAGTGGGGACAGAGATCCGGGAAGTTCAACGGGAAGGTGTGGATATCCTGATTGCCCTGGATTTAAGTCAGAGCATGAGTGCTGCAGATGTAAAACCCTCCCGGCTTGAACGGGCGAAACTGGAAATTGTCAAATTGTTTTCCGTGTTGAAAGGAGATCGTGTGGGATTGGTAGGATTTGCCGGTGTGGCTCACCTTCAATGCCCGCTGACGCTGGATCACCGTGCCGCCCGTATGCTTCTGGACGTGATGGATGTCAGCCTGTTGCCTGTCCAGGGTTCAGCCATTGCGGATGCAGTGACTGTTGCTGCCGGTGCTTTTCCCGAAAAAGATGAAAAACATAAAGTCCTGATCCTCATCAGTGACGGAGAGGATCATGAAAAGCAAATTGAGGAAGCCGTGAATCTGGCGGAGAGCAAAGGGGTCATTATTTATACCCTTGGGGTGGGGACCCTTGAAGGAGCTCCCATCCCGGTATATAAAAACAATCAACTGGCAGATTATAAACGGGATAAATCAGGAAAGGTGATTGTCACACAACTGAATGAAGATGCCCTTTGGCAAATGGCACATGCCACTGACGGGGATTATTTACGGCTGACGGATGTGGAAAATCCACTGCTCCAGATTTATAACGAGATATCCAAACTCGAAAAGAAAGCCTTTCAAACTCATGAATACGGTCATTTTAAACAACTTTTTCAAATTTTCTTAAGCCTTGGCTTCCTTTTGTTTCTTGTGAGCGGACTCATACCGGAAAATGGAAAAAAGAATGATGCAGACATGTCGTTGTAA
- a CDS encoding BatD family protein has protein sequence MGAGILFAATPRVNVSVSENDISLKERFQLTFTFENFSGNPDPDVSRLKDFSVISGPSKSNQYSWINGQSTKVYSVTYTLAPLKTGRLTIPSYTFQDKRRSYQTEALTIRVREPEGLPDTPSGQSRLKPFYFELLPSTHTPYVGEPFVLSYKIYFRENIRNYHVDKTMFTGYLTDYLPVPRNPVVRTETVQGVSYQSAILQQVVLTPAISGKDTIPSQVIRLEVESPRQGRRSIFDDPFGMGIQLRNVDVVSPELVLNIRPLPPDPPASFTGAVGSFTLDAAFDTVETEENQAVTLKIEVKGKGNFKNFTFPKPEFPDQFMVFEPETQENVRLTDEGYTGSKIWEYVIIPNYQGTYYFEPVEFSYFSPKDGKYRKQMVPDLILTVTPNTRLIREQQQGLSRREVELLAQDIRFIQLKEGRIMSEASRHTIHGVDWIGYGISFIIFLVWSVFAGTKKFLERNPAYVRKKAAYRTLEAAARDLPATADEVIRMLPKLFARYVADKEGHGRQNLTRSEVIAYCREKIHDETLLQRIDTWWKEVEFLNYLPSETDDIRAQELKEEMLALIRLLEKKR, from the coding sequence ATGGGAGCAGGCATTCTTTTTGCCGCCACACCCCGGGTGAATGTCTCCGTTTCAGAAAATGACATTTCCCTGAAAGAACGGTTTCAGTTAACCTTTACTTTTGAAAACTTTTCCGGTAATCCGGATCCGGATGTATCCCGACTTAAAGATTTTTCCGTTATATCCGGTCCATCCAAATCAAACCAGTATTCCTGGATCAACGGCCAGTCCACGAAAGTATACTCTGTAACATATACTTTGGCACCCTTGAAGACAGGCCGGCTCACAATTCCATCTTACACCTTTCAGGATAAGCGGCGGTCCTATCAGACCGAAGCGTTGACTATCCGGGTCCGGGAGCCTGAAGGTCTTCCTGACACCCCCTCCGGTCAGAGCCGTTTGAAACCATTCTATTTTGAGCTCCTTCCTTCAACCCATACACCGTATGTGGGTGAGCCTTTTGTTTTATCCTATAAAATATATTTTCGTGAGAATATCCGGAATTATCATGTAGATAAAACCATGTTCACAGGATATCTCACGGATTATCTTCCGGTTCCCCGGAATCCGGTGGTGAGGACCGAAACAGTGCAGGGAGTATCCTATCAGTCGGCCATTCTGCAGCAGGTAGTCCTTACACCTGCTATCAGCGGAAAAGATACGATCCCATCCCAGGTGATTCGTCTGGAAGTGGAAAGCCCCCGCCAGGGTCGTCGCTCCATCTTTGATGATCCTTTTGGCATGGGTATCCAATTGAGAAATGTGGATGTAGTATCCCCTGAGCTGGTCCTGAATATCCGTCCTCTGCCACCAGATCCGCCAGCATCTTTTACGGGTGCCGTGGGATCCTTTACCCTGGATGCGGCTTTTGATACGGTAGAAACTGAAGAGAATCAGGCCGTTACCTTAAAAATTGAAGTCAAGGGGAAAGGGAATTTTAAGAATTTCACCTTTCCAAAACCGGAATTCCCCGATCAGTTTATGGTTTTCGAGCCGGAAACACAGGAAAATGTCCGCCTGACTGATGAAGGATATACCGGCAGTAAAATATGGGAATATGTGATCATTCCCAATTATCAGGGGACCTATTACTTTGAACCTGTAGAATTTTCTTATTTCTCACCGAAAGATGGAAAATACAGGAAACAAATGGTTCCGGATCTGATTTTAACCGTCACACCCAATACCCGTCTGATTCGGGAGCAGCAGCAGGGGCTCAGTCGGCGTGAAGTAGAGCTTCTGGCACAGGATATCCGTTTTATTCAGCTTAAGGAAGGACGGATCATGTCTGAAGCATCCCGGCATACCATACACGGGGTGGACTGGATCGGCTATGGAATCTCTTTTATCATTTTTCTTGTCTGGTCTGTTTTTGCCGGTACGAAAAAGTTTCTGGAAAGAAATCCAGCCTATGTGAGAAAAAAAGCGGCTTACCGGACCCTGGAAGCGGCAGCTCGGGATTTGCCTGCAACTGCGGATGAAGTCATCAGGATGCTACCGAAACTTTTTGCCCGGTATGTGGCGGACAAAGAAGGCCACGGCCGGCAAAACCTGACCCGAAGTGAGGTGATTGCTTACTGTCGGGAAAAAATCCACGATGAAACTCTTTTACAACGTATTGATACCTGGTGGAAAGAGGTGGAATTTTTAAATTACCTGCCGTCTGAAACAGATGATATCAGGGCACAGGAACTGAAAGAGGAGATGCTGGCCTTGATTCGTCTCCTGGAGAAGAAGAGATGA
- a CDS encoding tetratricopeptide repeat protein: protein MRFDIKYLLLLILIPLTLFGQEEERERLFVKANSYYSSEQYSLALDLYEEIAETGGISFELYYNMGNCYYRLGQTGQAIRYWEKAKRIRPRDPQVNHNLALARLQITDKMVLPEAFLPIQLWWDLRDMLGASFSFRLSGYFFMTGLFLFILPRKLFKKKWLKRLSNPLIIILSILFIITLSLSLHTRHYDKTHRFGILLKKQVEVKSAPRDAANTLFMLHEGSKVRILDKAGTEWVEVSYYDDKVGWIKQNQIGDI, encoded by the coding sequence ATGAGGTTTGATATCAAATACCTGCTATTACTGATTCTTATCCCCCTGACCCTGTTTGGACAGGAGGAAGAACGTGAACGTCTTTTTGTGAAAGCCAACTCCTACTATTCATCCGAGCAGTACAGTCTGGCCCTGGATCTTTATGAAGAAATTGCCGAAACAGGCGGGATAAGTTTTGAACTCTACTACAATATGGGAAATTGCTATTACAGACTTGGACAGACGGGACAAGCCATCCGGTATTGGGAAAAGGCAAAGCGAATCCGGCCGAGGGATCCACAGGTGAATCATAACCTGGCCCTGGCAAGACTTCAGATAACAGACAAAATGGTGCTTCCTGAAGCCTTTCTTCCCATCCAGCTCTGGTGGGATCTGAGGGATATGCTGGGAGCTTCCTTCAGTTTCCGTTTATCGGGGTATTTTTTTATGACCGGCCTGTTTCTCTTTATTCTCCCGAGGAAACTCTTTAAAAAAAAATGGCTTAAACGACTTTCAAATCCTCTGATTATCATACTATCAATCCTGTTTATAATCACTTTATCTCTATCCTTGCATACACGCCATTATGATAAAACACACCGTTTTGGTATTCTATTGAAGAAACAGGTTGAAGTGAAAAGTGCGCCCCGGGATGCCGCCAATACCCTGTTTATGCTCCATGAAGGATCAAAAGTGCGTATTCTGGATAAAGCCGGAACCGAATGGGTGGAGGTCTCATATTATGATGACAAGGTGGGTTGGATTAAGCAAAACCAGATTGGAGATATCTGA
- a CDS encoding TrkA family potassium uptake protein, whose product MRSIAVIGLGTFGRTLALELTERGAQVIAIDNNKEQIEAVKDLVTYAVTLNSMDRSALEGVAIKDVDLAVVCIGDDVEANLLTTLLLKKMGIKKIWARAINDLQREILRTMDIDEIVSIEEQMGKTIARGLISSSISKYIPLSEGHSIAEIKIPEKYVGKTLLQLNPRKNNNVNIVGIKRYFPDITEEGERTFREEFNDVPSPTEKLQEGDILLVAGSDSNIEKFAKD is encoded by the coding sequence ATGCGAAGTATAGCAGTCATCGGTTTGGGGACCTTTGGAAGAACCCTGGCTCTGGAATTGACGGAACGGGGCGCTCAGGTGATTGCCATAGATAATAATAAAGAACAAATTGAAGCGGTGAAAGATTTAGTTACATACGCAGTGACATTGAATTCCATGGATCGTTCCGCACTGGAAGGTGTGGCCATCAAAGATGTGGATTTGGCTGTTGTCTGTATCGGTGATGATGTTGAAGCGAATCTCCTCACCACTCTCCTGCTGAAAAAAATGGGGATTAAAAAAATCTGGGCCCGGGCTATCAATGACCTTCAGCGGGAAATTCTCCGAACCATGGATATTGATGAGATTGTCAGTATCGAAGAACAAATGGGAAAGACAATTGCCAGAGGATTAATATCCTCAAGCATATCCAAATATATTCCTCTATCAGAAGGTCACAGTATTGCAGAAATAAAAATCCCGGAAAAGTATGTGGGGAAAACACTCCTCCAACTAAATCCAAGAAAAAACAACAACGTAAATATTGTAGGTATCAAACGGTATTTCCCTGACATTACGGAAGAAGGAGAAAGGACTTTCCGTGAAGAATTCAATGATGTTCCCTCACCGACAGAAAAATTACAGGAAGGTGATATTCTTCTGGTTGCCGGATCCGACAGCAATATTGAAAAGTTCGCAAAGGATTAG
- a CDS encoding TrkH family potassium uptake protein, whose protein sequence is MNDVKNISGTFAEKIKKALNNAVGIVAIFALFSLMFERTSYARPHSDIFSIINTCILALFITDVLIKFSLSQNKVDHLKQNWYDAIVFIPLLQFIPSLMNDSFYIILKQIVIIVMIFSRFRKAKNLITNMGLHPARLMILTFFLAICAGAVVLTLPLVTTKGVETSLVDAMFTSTSAICVTGLIVVDTATWFNIGGQTAIAILIQMGGLGIMTFSVFLALVGGKQLSIKDRTLVQNMLDYDTLSDAFKVILFIIKMTFIIELIGAIGLMFSWRDFYPTWGQTIYHSLFHSVSAFCNAGFSTNTDSLMPHQYDLATNGIIAGLIIIGGLGFLAIRNITTAFQNRLSGNKRRVSSLKVQTRIVLRVSFLLILIGTIGIFFFEKNTLNTESSGQALLLSFFQSVSTRTAGFNTTLISALSSPTLLLMIFLMFIGASPGSTGGGLKTTTFAVLWLTMIRGVTSKNNVEVMKRTISTDTIQKALTVLLFYMVFIGVLLLALVYVEPFPFMDILFETISAVATVGLSTGITGDLSNTGKILIMILMFIGRLGPLTVGYALVFSNKPQNYTYAEERIMIG, encoded by the coding sequence ATGAATGATGTAAAGAATATATCAGGAACCTTTGCTGAAAAAATAAAAAAAGCATTAAACAATGCAGTAGGTATTGTGGCAATATTCGCTTTATTCAGCCTAATGTTTGAAAGAACGTCATATGCCAGACCTCACAGTGATATATTTTCAATAATAAATACTTGCATTCTTGCACTCTTTATCACAGATGTTCTAATAAAATTTTCCCTTTCTCAGAATAAAGTGGATCACCTGAAACAGAATTGGTACGATGCAATTGTCTTTATCCCTTTACTACAATTTATTCCCTCTCTGATGAATGATTCTTTTTACATCATTCTAAAACAGATTGTCATTATTGTGATGATATTTTCCCGTTTCCGAAAAGCAAAAAATTTAATCACAAACATGGGTTTGCATCCTGCCAGACTCATGATTTTAACTTTTTTTCTGGCTATTTGTGCTGGAGCGGTTGTATTAACCTTACCCTTGGTCACGACAAAAGGTGTTGAAACATCTCTGGTTGATGCCATGTTCACGTCAACTTCAGCTATATGTGTCACCGGACTGATCGTGGTGGATACAGCAACATGGTTTAATATTGGTGGACAAACAGCCATTGCCATATTAATTCAGATGGGCGGATTGGGTATCATGACTTTTTCAGTCTTTCTGGCCCTTGTAGGCGGTAAACAACTCAGCATCAAAGATCGTACTTTGGTACAGAATATGCTGGATTATGACACCTTGTCAGATGCTTTCAAGGTTATTTTATTCATTATCAAGATGACCTTCATCATAGAATTGATCGGAGCGATCGGATTGATGTTCAGTTGGCGGGATTTTTATCCCACATGGGGACAAACTATATACCATTCTTTGTTTCATTCCGTTTCCGCATTTTGCAACGCAGGTTTCTCAACCAATACGGACAGTCTGATGCCACATCAGTACGATCTTGCCACAAATGGGATTATTGCAGGATTGATCATCATCGGAGGCCTGGGTTTTCTGGCAATCCGTAATATCACCACCGCTTTTCAAAACCGCTTGTCTGGAAACAAACGACGCGTTTCATCCCTAAAAGTTCAAACGCGCATTGTGCTCCGGGTTTCATTCCTTTTAATTCTGATTGGGACAATAGGCATTTTCTTTTTTGAGAAAAACACTTTGAATACTGAATCGTCAGGACAAGCATTACTACTTTCTTTTTTTCAATCTGTAAGCACCCGGACAGCCGGTTTCAACACAACATTGATATCTGCCCTTTCGTCACCTACGCTCCTTCTTATGATCTTTCTCATGTTTATCGGCGCATCTCCCGGATCCACGGGCGGCGGTTTAAAAACAACGACCTTTGCCGTTTTATGGCTGACGATGATCCGTGGGGTGACATCCAAAAACAATGTGGAAGTCATGAAACGAACCATTTCCACGGATACTATTCAAAAAGCATTGACCGTCCTCCTATTCTACATGGTCTTTATCGGAGTCCTGCTTTTGGCACTGGTTTATGTTGAACCGTTTCCCTTCATGGATATTTTGTTCGAAACTATCAGCGCTGTAGCCACGGTGGGACTGTCCACCGGAATTACCGGGGATTTATCCAATACCGGAAAAATTCTGATCATGATCCTGATGTTCATTGGACGACTGGGACCTCTGACCGTCGGCTATGCCCTGGTTTTCAGCAACAAACCACAAAACTACACCTATGCCGAAGAACGAATTATGATCGGATAA
- a CDS encoding sugar isomerase domain-containing protein, with protein MLAKEWLKKAYEVMNAIENTQMEAIQKAAKVMADTIEAGRWVHTFGCGHATLPIEEMYPRIGGFVGFHPIIELPLSFFTHIVGDMGVHQFVFLERVEGYGDQIMKGYNFDSRDCMWIFSHSGVNAVNIDVALKAKEKGMKLIVFGAQKAAEGRTTKHSCGKTMFELADIVVDSCAPGEDAAVPLKNHPDKIGPVSTIAFVTAVWMTITTVAEILADRGVKLYIHPSHNVGDPGAHDRLDEALKEYKKRIVGV; from the coding sequence ATGTTAGCAAAAGAATGGTTGAAAAAAGCATACGAAGTCATGAATGCCATTGAAAACACCCAGATGGAAGCCATCCAAAAAGCAGCAAAAGTTATGGCTGATACCATCGAAGCAGGACGCTGGGTGCACACGTTTGGATGTGGGCACGCAACCCTGCCCATTGAGGAAATGTACCCCCGTATCGGTGGGTTTGTGGGATTTCATCCCATTATTGAGCTTCCCCTCTCCTTTTTTACCCATATTGTGGGAGATATGGGTGTCCACCAGTTTGTGTTTCTCGAGCGGGTGGAAGGATACGGTGACCAGATCATGAAAGGCTACAATTTTGATTCACGGGATTGTATGTGGATTTTTTCCCATTCCGGTGTGAATGCCGTGAATATCGATGTGGCTCTGAAAGCCAAAGAGAAGGGGATGAAACTTATTGTTTTTGGAGCCCAAAAAGCGGCTGAAGGCCGGACAACCAAACATTCCTGCGGGAAAACCATGTTTGAGCTGGCGGATATCGTCGTTGATTCCTGTGCCCCTGGCGAAGATGCGGCTGTTCCCCTGAAAAACCATCCCGATAAAATCGGACCGGTTTCTACCATTGCCTTTGTAACAGCTGTTTGGATGACGATAACAACCGTTGCAGAAATTCTGGCAGATCGTGGTGTAAAATTGTATATTCACCCAAGTCACAATGTGGGTGATCCCGGTGCTCATGACAGGCTGGATGAAGCCCTGAAAGAGTACAAAAAACGGATTGTCGGCGTGTGA